The Brevundimonas sp. SORGH_AS_0993 genome segment GATCCCCGACAAGGGCGGATCGCGCACCTTCTTCACCTTCGAGCGGCGCGGACCGTTCGCCTGGACCCTGGTTCAGATCGGCCTGCCCGACGGCGCCGCCCCGCCCGCCCCGACCTCGCCTGCCCAGACCCCGCGAAAGGACACGCCATGAGCCGACCCTCGACCAAGACGCTTCTGTGGGGGGCTGTGATCGTCGTCGCGGGCGGCCTGTCGATCGCCCTGTTCGTCTCACCCTTCCTGGCGGCCCAGGGCCTGATCCAGGCGGCGCGGGCGGGCGACGCGACCCAGTTGGAGCGGCGGGTCGACTTTCCGGCTTTGCGCGCCAGCCTGCGCGAGGAGCTGAACGCCCGGGCCCCTCTGGAAATCCGCGAGCGGGCCAAGGGGGATGTGGGCCTGACGGCCCTGGGCATGCTGCTGGCTCCGTCGCTGGTGGACGGCGCGGTCGACAATCTGGTCACGCCCCAGGCTGTCGCGGCCATGGTGCGTTCGGCCGAAAAGCCGGAGCCCGAAGCGGGGGCGCCGCCCTCCGACACCCCGGCGCCGCCTAAGGACCAAGTGCATCAGTCCTGGGCCTATCGCGGGCTGAACACCTTCGCCGTCACCTTGACGCGGGAGGATCGGCCGGACGATCCGCTGGTGCTGCTGATGAGCCGGCGCGGGCCGTTCACCTGGCGGCTTTCGGGCGTCGATCTGACGCCCGACCCGATGGCCTGACGGGTCAGCCCGCCATGGCGGCCCGTACGGCGGCCAGACCCTCTTCGGCCTTGGACCCGTCGGGCGCGCCGCCCTGGGCGAAGTCGGGCTTTCCGCCCGCGCCCTGACCACCCATGGCGATGACCGCCGCGCGCGCCAGGTCGGCGGCGTTGACCGAGCCGACGATGTCCGAGGTGACGGCGACGGTGACGGCGGCCTTGCCTTCGGTGACGCCGATCAGGGCGACGACGCCCGTGCCGACCTGTTTACGGAAGTCCTCGGCCACGCCGCGCAGACCCTTGCCGTCCACGCCGTCCAGCACGCGGGCGATCAGCTTGACGCCGCCGATCTCCTCCGGCGCGGCGGACGCGCCAGAGCCGCCGCCAAGGGCGAGCTGCTTCTTCAGTTCGGCGACCTGTTTTTCCAGCGCCCGGACAGAACCCTGCAGGGTCTCGACGCGGGCCGGCACGTCCAGGGTCTGAATCTTGAAGTCCCGGGCCAGGTTGCGCGCGACCTTGGCCTGACCTTCCAGATACAGGCGGGCGGCCTCGCCGGTCAGGGCCTCGATGCGGCGGACGCCGGCGGCGACGCCGGTTTCCTGGATCACCTTGAATAGGCCGATGTCGCCGGTGCGGGCGACGTGGGTGCCGCCGCACAGTTCGACCGAATAGGGGGCGTTGTCGCTGACCAGCGAACGACCCAGCGTCAGGACGCGAACCTCGTCGCCGTATTTTTCGCCGAACAGGGCGATGGCGCCGGCCTCGATGGCGTCGGCGGGGGCCATCAGTTTCGTCTCCGCCGGGACGTTCTGGCGG includes the following:
- a CDS encoding DUF2939 domain-containing protein produces the protein MSRPSTKTLLWGAVIVVAGGLSIALFVSPFLAAQGLIQAARAGDATQLERRVDFPALRASLREELNARAPLEIRERAKGDVGLTALGMLLAPSLVDGAVDNLVTPQAVAAMVRSAEKPEPEAGAPPSDTPAPPKDQVHQSWAYRGLNTFAVTLTREDRPDDPLVLLMSRRGPFTWRLSGVDLTPDPMA